The genomic stretch TTTCCATCTTCAAGAGAAGTTTCATTAATTACGATTAAGTTTCTCAAAAGTGGAACTTGAAGAATCCCCGTAACAAATCTGTCCTCTTCAACATCAAAATATGGGGTTAAACGACCATTATTCAGGGTTGAAATATCGGCATTTATCCAATTTAATCTTGGAAAGTGGTTCaacaaaaatgaatttagtCTTTCAACAAACTCTTTATTACACATAGATATATGCAATACAATCTGAggtaattttgaaatacaGTCTGAGacattttcttcatatGCATTAAACTCTAACTTTTGCCTACTACATATACATAACAAAATATACTCGGATAATAAATAGTTTCCATCACAAATTTCATTAGCAATATGTTCAATAGAGATATTGTATAAGTCTGAAATACCATTTAAATTAGGGcatttatattttactAATCTTTCAAGAAGCTTGCAAGTTCTAGATGGAGAATAAAACTCCCCGAGAAACCCATAATATTCTATTTCCTTGCAGAAAATCGAAGAAAAGTTTGATATACGCTTAAAGGAAATGGCGTGTAGCACAAGTTTTCTTTGAGTTCTTTGGCTTAACTTGATTAATTTGCTATTGTATAGCTTCTCTTCCATCTTAGATAAATACTCGAAATTGTCTAAATCTTGGAGTTCAACGGTagttaatatttctaaaagttcattaatttttagtTTGTTTGTAGTTCCTTGatcaatttttaatttacttGTAGTGTCAATCATGTAATCAAAGAAAGCCTTTCTAGTTTCAACTTCAATTGAAGAAGTGCACTCAGGTAATTCTACGCTAAAATCGTAAGTCTTTACTATACATTCATCAAACTTGTGATAAACATTTGAAAAATAGTCTTGATCGTTTTCTACAAAGTTGTGATTCCAATGTAATCTATTTTCGAACGGAATTGGCACAAATCTGTATACGTTTCTGAAGCTATAGCTGTTCCCGTTACTTCGGTTCTTTCGAGCCAAATTATTGCAACCATAAAAAATATCAGAACTTGCAGGGCTTCCATGGTCAAGGTCCTCATCTGAGATGAATAGTTCTTGCTCTTGAAAATACTCAATCATTCCCCTAGCTATAAAATAGCCCTTTATGGGCtgtttaattttttcatcaGAGATTAGCCTATTTATGTCGCATTTTCcataatttaattgttcaacaaatttatttaataaatttaacaTTTATTTCTGAATATTTAGTACTCAAACAtgaaaaaaacaatatagGTAGCAGCGAAGAATAATCTAATTAAAATGTTTGGCAGATAgcaaaatcaataaaaagTATATCAAGTACTAACATGTTCAAATTCAGCATGTCAATTTGGGATGATCAAATTATAAGTAAAATACCGGTATGTAGGGCGTCTTGTCTTTATATGAGACGGTCGCCATAATTAACACTTGTATAGAGACGAAAGCGTAGTCGCATTTTTTGAACAACATAGcttgaaaagaaattgtGTAAAGTTGATCTTAAGACAAATTAGCTCGAGTTGTATGCGAATTTTGTCGTACAT from Cryptosporidium parvum Iowa II chromosome 8, whole genome shotgun sequence encodes the following:
- a CDS encoding S. pombe SPAC1687.04 like conserved eukaryotic protein that shares a domain with several MCM7, probably involved in DNA replication — protein: MLNLLNKFVEQLNYGKCDINRLISDEKIKQPIKGYFIARGMIEYFQEQELFISDEDLDHGSPASSDIFYGCNNLARKNRSNGNSYSFRNVYRFVPIPFENRLHWNHNFVENDQDYFSNVYHKFDECIVKTYDFSVELPECTSSIEVETRKAFFDYMIDTTSKLKIDQGTTNKLKINELLEILTTVELQDLDNFEYLSKMEEKLYNSKLIKLSQRTQRKLVLHAISFKRISNFSSIFCKEIEYYGFLGEFYSPSRTCKLLERLVKYKCPNLNGISDLYNISIEHIANEICDGNYLLSEYILLCICSRQKLEFNAYEENVSDCISKLPQIVLHISMCNKEFVERLNSFLLNHFPRLNWINADISTLNNGRLTPYFDVEEDRFVTGILQVPLLRNLIVINETSLEDGKLSEKGLENISNISLLTNFGYVNYGFTNYKVPIKTESNYIILTSNEKSIFANKSNLSISLNAKYAEENNGILNPRNKSGNLVPNCSEANFSFVLKLFISIVGSCVDMLEFDEQTQDYIAETFVNIRQKSNICNLIHASSLHTWIMLARVQALMNGEEKLSKNRLEQFFRLEIERLEKLSKNGKKNPILN